One segment of Virgibacillus doumboii DNA contains the following:
- the rpsL gene encoding 30S ribosomal protein S12, with the protein MPTINQLVRKGRVNKPKKADSPALNKGYNSFKKRFTDQDSPQKRGVCTRVGTLTPKKPNSALRKYARVRLSNNMEVTAYIPGIGHNLQEHSVVLIRGGRVKDLPGVRYHIVRGALDTAGVEGRAKGRSKYGTKRPKNKK; encoded by the coding sequence ATGCCTACAATTAATCAACTTGTACGTAAAGGTCGTGTAAACAAACCAAAAAAAGCTGACTCTCCTGCACTGAACAAAGGATACAACAGCTTTAAGAAAAGATTCACAGACCAGGACTCACCACAAAAACGTGGCGTATGTACTCGTGTTGGTACATTAACTCCAAAGAAACCGAACTCTGCACTTCGTAAATATGCACGTGTTCGTTTATCTAACAACATGGAGGTAACTGCATATATTCCTGGAATTGGTCACAATCTTCAGGAGCACAGTGTAGTATTAATCCGTGGTGGTCGTGTAAAAGACTTGCCAGGGGTGCGTTATCACATTGTACGTGGAGCTCTTGACACTGCTGGTGTTGAAGGTCGTGCAAAAGGCCGCTCTAAATACGGCACAAAAAGACCTAAAAATAAAAAATAA
- the fusA gene encoding elongation factor G, translating to MAREFSLEKTRNIGIMAHIDAGKTTTTERILFYTGRIHKIGETHEGASQMDWMEQEQERGITITSAATTAQWKNHRINIIDTPGHVDFTVEVERSLRVLDGAVTVLDAQSGVEPQTETVWRQATTYGVPRIVFINKMDKVGADFLYSTNTLKERLGANAHAVQLPIGAEDNFEGIIDLITMKAFYYEDDLGTRAEAREIPEEYKEKAEELRASLLEAVAELDEDLMMKYLEGEEISEEELKQAIRTATLNVEFYPVFGGSAFKNKGVQLVLDGVIDYLPAPTDVPPIEGIVPVSEDETTRPADDKAPFSALAFKVMTDPYVGKLTFFRVYSGTLDSGSYVKNSVKDKRERVGRILQMHANSREEIKTVYSGEIAAAVGLKDTSTGDTLCDEKDLVILESMDFPDPVISVAIEPKTKADQDKMAIALGKLAEEDPTFKTETNVETGQTIISGMGELHLDVIVNRLKAEFKVEANVGAPQVAYRETFRASAEVEGKFIKQSGGRGQYGHAWVKFEPNEEGAGFEFVNKITGGVIPREYIPSVEAGIVESAENGVLAGYPLIDFKATVYDGSYHDVDSNEMAFKIAGSMALKAAKDKCQAVLLEPMERVEIVVPEEYMGDIMGDVTSRRGRVEGMEARGPAQVIKAFVPLSEMFGYATVLRSNTQGRGQYTMHFDHYEEVPKSIAEEIIKKNAGE from the coding sequence ATGGCTAGAGAGTTCTCCTTGGAAAAGACGCGTAATATTGGTATTATGGCTCATATCGACGCAGGTAAAACCACTACTACTGAGCGTATTCTTTTCTACACAGGACGTATTCATAAAATTGGTGAAACTCACGAAGGTGCATCTCAGATGGACTGGATGGAGCAGGAACAAGAACGCGGAATTACCATTACATCCGCTGCGACTACTGCTCAATGGAAAAATCATCGTATAAACATCATTGATACACCTGGGCACGTGGACTTCACAGTTGAAGTTGAACGTTCATTGCGTGTATTGGATGGTGCGGTAACAGTACTTGATGCACAATCAGGTGTTGAACCACAAACAGAAACCGTATGGCGTCAAGCTACAACATACGGTGTGCCAAGAATTGTATTCATTAACAAAATGGATAAAGTCGGCGCAGACTTCCTTTATTCAACAAACACACTGAAAGAACGTCTGGGTGCCAACGCGCATGCTGTACAGCTGCCAATCGGTGCTGAAGATAATTTTGAAGGTATTATTGATCTTATAACAATGAAAGCCTTCTATTACGAAGATGATTTGGGCACTCGTGCTGAAGCTCGTGAAATTCCGGAAGAATATAAGGAAAAAGCAGAGGAATTGCGCGCAAGCCTGCTTGAAGCAGTGGCTGAACTGGATGAAGACTTGATGATGAAGTATCTCGAAGGAGAGGAAATCTCTGAAGAGGAACTGAAACAAGCGATTCGTACAGCGACATTGAATGTTGAGTTCTATCCGGTATTTGGTGGATCAGCATTCAAAAACAAAGGTGTACAATTAGTTCTCGATGGCGTTATTGACTATCTTCCTGCACCGACAGACGTACCTCCAATCGAAGGTATTGTTCCTGTGTCAGAGGATGAAACAACCCGTCCGGCAGACGATAAAGCACCTTTTTCAGCTCTTGCCTTTAAAGTTATGACCGACCCATACGTTGGGAAGTTAACTTTCTTCCGCGTATACTCAGGAACTTTGGATTCAGGTTCATATGTAAAAAACTCTGTAAAAGACAAACGTGAGCGTGTTGGCCGTATCCTGCAGATGCACGCTAACTCCCGTGAAGAAATCAAAACCGTTTATTCCGGTGAAATCGCGGCTGCAGTCGGTTTGAAAGATACTTCTACAGGGGACACACTATGTGACGAGAAAGATCTGGTCATTCTGGAATCCATGGACTTCCCAGACCCGGTTATTTCTGTTGCAATTGAACCTAAAACGAAAGCCGATCAGGATAAAATGGCTATTGCCTTAGGTAAACTTGCCGAGGAAGATCCAACGTTCAAAACCGAAACAAATGTGGAAACTGGTCAAACGATTATTTCAGGTATGGGAGAGCTGCACCTGGATGTTATTGTTAACCGTTTAAAAGCTGAATTTAAAGTTGAAGCAAATGTTGGTGCTCCTCAGGTTGCATACCGTGAAACGTTCCGTGCCTCCGCTGAGGTGGAAGGTAAATTTATAAAGCAGTCTGGTGGACGCGGACAGTACGGTCATGCTTGGGTTAAATTTGAACCAAATGAAGAAGGTGCAGGCTTTGAATTTGTAAACAAAATCACTGGTGGTGTCATTCCGCGTGAATATATCCCATCTGTTGAAGCTGGAATTGTAGAATCAGCGGAAAACGGCGTATTAGCCGGTTACCCACTAATTGATTTCAAAGCCACTGTTTATGATGGAAGTTACCATGATGTAGACTCAAACGAGATGGCATTTAAAATTGCAGGATCCATGGCATTGAAAGCTGCCAAAGATAAATGTCAGGCAGTACTGCTTGAGCCAATGGAACGGGTGGAAATTGTTGTTCCGGAAGAATATATGGGTGACATCATGGGAGATGTAACATCACGAAGAGGCCGTGTGGAAGGTATGGAAGCACGTGGCCCTGCACAGGTCATTAAAGCGTTTGTTCCACTTTCGGAAATGTTTGGTTATGCGACAGTGTTGCGTTCAAACACGCAGGGACGTGGACAGTACACCATGCATTTTGACCACTATGAAGAAGTACCGAAGAGCATTGCAGAAGAAATTATTAAGAAAAATGCAGGAGAATAA
- a CDS encoding 50S ribosomal protein L7ae-like protein: MSYEKVTQVKSRLLIGTKQTLKAMKNGDVSEVFIADDADQHIIEKIERAANELNVPCVRVDSKKKLGAACGIDVGASAVAVKQ; this comes from the coding sequence ATGTCTTATGAAAAAGTGACTCAAGTGAAATCGCGTTTATTAATCGGAACGAAACAAACGCTTAAAGCTATGAAAAATGGTGATGTAAGCGAAGTGTTTATTGCAGATGATGCCGACCAGCACATAATAGAAAAGATAGAACGTGCAGCAAATGAACTGAATGTGCCATGTGTACGCGTTGACTCGAAAAAGAAATTGGGCGCAGCATGCGGTATAGATGTTGGTGCATCCGCAGTAGCAGTAAAACAATAA
- the rpoB gene encoding DNA-directed RNA polymerase subunit beta yields the protein MTGQLVQYGRHRQRRSYSRISEVLELPNLIEIQTASYQWFLEEGLREMFQDISPIEDFTGNLSLEFVDYSLGEPKYPVDESKNRDVTYNAPLRVKVRLINNETGEVKEQEVFMGDFPLMTDTGTFIINGAERVIVSQLVRSPSVYYNEKIDKNGKRGITATVIPNRGAWLEFETDAKDVAYVRIDRTRKLPITVLLRALGFGTDQEIIDLIGDNEYLKNTLEKDNTETTEKALLEIYERLRPGEPPTVENAKSLLVSRFFDPKRYDLAHVGRYKMNKKLHIKNRLFNQVLAEPVVDPETGEVLAQKGDKLERKLLNKIIPYLENEEDKLGEKVLEPQEGVLEDPIHLQSIKIVDPTDPNGERELDVIGNGGVDTGVKNITPADILSSISYFFNLLHQVGGTDDIDHLGNRRLRSVGELLQNQFRIGLSRMERVVRERMSIQDTSSITPQQLINIRPVIASIKEFFGSSQLSQFMDQTNPLAELTHKRRLSALGPGGLTRERAGFEVRDVHYSHYGRMCPIETPEGPNIGLINSLSSYAKVNKFGFIETPYRRVDPETGKVTAQIDYLTADEEDNFIVAQANASLNEDRTFTDEEVIARFRGENTIVPREKLDYMDVSPKQVVSAATACIPFLENDDSNRALMGANMQRQAVPLMQPEAPIVGTGMEYVSGKDSGAAIICSNEGIVERVEAKEVHVRQVSEVDGKEVKGDVDVYRLQKYIRSNQGTCYNQRPIVSEGDRVTKGEILADGPSMEDGELALGRNVLVGFMTWEGYNYEDAIIMSERLVKDDVYTSIHIEEYESEARDTKLGPEEITRDIPNVGEDALKNLNEQGIIRTGAEVSDGDILVGKVTPKGVTELSAEERLLHAIFGEKAREVRDTSLRVPHGAGGIVLDVKIFNREDGDELPPGVNQLVRVYIVQKRKIHEGDKMAGRHGNKGVISKILPEEDMPFLPDGTPIDIMLNPLGVPSRMNIGQVFEMHLGMAARQLGIHVATPVFDGANEQDVWDTLEEAGMPKDAKSILYDGRTGEPFDNRVSVGVMYMIKLAHMVDDKLHARSTGPYSLVTQQPLGGKAQFGGQRFGEMEVWALEAYGAAYTLQEILTVKSDDIVGRVKTYESIVKGDNVSEPGVPESFKVLIKELQSLGMDVKMLSSDESEIEMRELEEEETQAASKLNLEVEEK from the coding sequence TTGACAGGTCAACTAGTTCAGTATGGACGGCACCGCCAACGCAGGAGCTATTCGCGTATTAGCGAGGTGTTAGAATTACCGAATCTGATAGAGATTCAAACCGCTTCTTATCAGTGGTTTTTGGAAGAAGGTTTGCGGGAGATGTTTCAGGATATCTCTCCTATTGAAGATTTTACAGGTAACCTATCACTGGAATTTGTCGATTATAGTCTGGGAGAACCAAAATATCCTGTAGACGAATCCAAAAATCGGGATGTTACTTATAATGCTCCGCTTCGCGTGAAGGTTCGTTTAATTAATAACGAAACCGGTGAGGTAAAAGAGCAGGAAGTATTTATGGGTGATTTCCCGCTAATGACAGACACAGGTACATTTATTATTAACGGAGCGGAACGTGTAATTGTTTCGCAGCTTGTGCGTTCACCCAGTGTCTATTATAACGAAAAAATAGACAAAAACGGTAAACGCGGAATAACCGCAACCGTTATCCCTAACCGTGGAGCTTGGCTGGAATTTGAAACAGATGCCAAAGATGTGGCCTATGTACGGATTGACCGTACACGGAAATTGCCAATCACGGTGCTTTTGCGTGCGCTTGGATTTGGCACGGATCAGGAAATCATTGATCTGATAGGTGATAATGAGTACCTGAAAAATACGCTGGAAAAAGACAACACCGAAACGACAGAAAAAGCTCTGCTGGAAATATACGAGCGTTTGCGTCCAGGTGAGCCTCCTACAGTGGAAAATGCAAAGAGTTTATTGGTTTCCCGTTTCTTTGATCCGAAACGATATGACCTGGCACATGTAGGCCGTTATAAAATGAACAAAAAGCTTCATATTAAAAACCGGTTATTCAACCAGGTGCTGGCTGAACCAGTTGTCGATCCGGAAACCGGTGAAGTTCTTGCGCAAAAAGGCGATAAGCTGGAACGTAAATTGCTGAATAAAATTATTCCATATTTGGAAAATGAAGAGGATAAACTTGGTGAAAAGGTTCTTGAGCCTCAGGAAGGGGTTCTGGAGGATCCTATTCATTTGCAATCAATTAAAATAGTAGACCCAACTGATCCAAACGGGGAAAGAGAACTGGATGTTATTGGAAACGGTGGTGTGGACACGGGAGTTAAGAATATAACCCCTGCTGACATCCTGTCATCAATAAGTTACTTCTTTAACTTGCTCCATCAGGTTGGGGGTACAGATGATATTGACCATTTGGGTAACCGAAGACTCCGTTCAGTCGGTGAGTTGCTGCAAAACCAATTCCGAATTGGTTTATCCCGAATGGAGCGTGTTGTGCGCGAAAGAATGTCAATTCAGGATACATCCAGCATTACACCGCAACAACTGATAAATATTCGACCTGTGATTGCTTCGATTAAAGAATTCTTTGGAAGCTCACAATTATCACAGTTTATGGATCAAACGAATCCTTTGGCAGAATTGACGCATAAACGGCGTTTGTCTGCGCTTGGGCCTGGTGGTTTGACGCGTGAACGTGCAGGATTTGAAGTGCGTGATGTTCACTATTCACACTATGGCCGTATGTGCCCGATTGAGACACCTGAAGGGCCAAACATTGGCTTGATAAACTCATTATCCAGCTATGCGAAGGTTAATAAGTTTGGTTTTATTGAAACACCGTATCGTCGGGTTGATCCGGAAACTGGTAAGGTAACAGCACAAATAGATTACCTTACAGCTGATGAAGAGGATAATTTTATAGTTGCACAGGCAAATGCCAGTCTGAATGAGGACCGCACGTTTACAGACGAAGAAGTTATTGCACGTTTTCGTGGTGAGAATACAATCGTTCCTCGCGAAAAACTTGATTATATGGATGTTTCTCCTAAACAAGTTGTTTCAGCTGCTACAGCATGTATTCCTTTCCTGGAAAACGATGACTCCAACCGAGCATTAATGGGTGCGAACATGCAGCGCCAAGCTGTACCGTTGATGCAGCCTGAAGCACCTATTGTAGGTACGGGAATGGAGTATGTTTCCGGAAAAGACTCCGGTGCAGCGATCATTTGCAGTAACGAAGGAATTGTTGAACGTGTAGAAGCGAAAGAAGTACATGTTCGACAAGTATCTGAAGTTGATGGAAAAGAAGTAAAAGGTGATGTGGATGTTTATCGCCTGCAGAAATATATTCGTTCCAACCAGGGAACTTGCTATAACCAGCGCCCGATTGTCAGTGAGGGAGACCGTGTAACGAAAGGTGAAATACTTGCTGATGGTCCATCCATGGAAGATGGTGAACTGGCACTTGGTCGTAATGTTCTTGTAGGCTTTATGACATGGGAAGGTTATAACTACGAAGATGCGATCATTATGAGTGAAAGACTTGTAAAAGATGATGTATATACATCCATTCATATTGAAGAATATGAGTCAGAAGCCCGTGACACGAAGCTTGGACCGGAAGAAATCACAAGGGATATTCCAAATGTTGGTGAAGATGCGCTGAAAAATCTTAACGAACAAGGAATAATCCGTACTGGTGCCGAGGTTTCAGATGGAGATATATTGGTAGGTAAGGTAACACCAAAAGGGGTAACCGAGTTATCTGCTGAAGAACGATTGCTTCACGCTATTTTTGGTGAAAAAGCTCGTGAGGTTCGTGATACATCTTTACGTGTTCCGCATGGAGCTGGAGGTATCGTTTTAGATGTCAAGATTTTCAACCGTGAAGACGGTGATGAACTGCCTCCTGGCGTTAACCAGCTTGTTCGCGTTTATATTGTTCAAAAACGTAAGATTCACGAAGGGGATAAAATGGCTGGACGACATGGTAACAAAGGTGTTATTTCCAAGATATTACCTGAAGAAGACATGCCGTTCCTGCCGGATGGAACACCGATTGATATTATGCTTAACCCATTAGGGGTTCCGTCACGAATGAATATTGGTCAGGTATTTGAAATGCACCTGGGCATGGCTGCACGTCAGCTGGGCATTCATGTTGCAACACCGGTATTTGACGGTGCAAATGAACAGGATGTATGGGATACCCTGGAAGAAGCAGGAATGCCGAAAGACGCTAAGTCAATTCTTTATGACGGCAGAACCGGAGAACCGTTTGATAACCGTGTATCTGTGGGTGTCATGTACATGATTAAGCTTGCACACATGGTTGATGACAAGTTGCATGCTCGTTCAACTGGACCATATTCCCTTGTAACGCAACAGCCATTAGGCGGTAAAGCACAATTCGGCGGTCAGCGTTTCGGTGAGATGGAAGTATGGGCGCTCGAAGCATATGGTGCTGCCTATACGCTTCAGGAAATTCTCACAGTGAAGTCAGATGACATTGTCGGACGCGTGAAAACCTATGAATCAATTGTCAAAGGTGATAATGTCTCCGAACCGGGAGTACCGGAATCGTTCAAAGTACTGATTAAAGAGCTGCAAAGTCTGGGAATGGACGTTAAAATGCTCTCAAGTGATGAGTCGGAGATTGAAATGCGCGAACTGGAAGAAGAAGAAACGCAAGCTGCAAGCAAACTTAACTTAGAAGTAGAAGAAAAATAA
- the rpsG gene encoding 30S ribosomal protein S7, with product MPRKGPVPKRDVLPDPLYKSKLVTRLINQIMVDGKRGKAQKILYNAFEIVAERSGQNAMEVFEQAMKNVMPVLEVRARRVGGSNYQVPMEVRPERRQALGLRYVVNYSRLRGEKTMEERLANEILDASNNTGASVKKREEMHKMAEANKAFAHYRW from the coding sequence ATGCCACGTAAAGGACCAGTACCTAAACGCGATGTCTTGCCAGATCCACTTTATAAATCAAAATTAGTAACTCGTTTAATTAACCAAATCATGGTTGACGGTAAGCGAGGCAAAGCACAAAAAATACTTTATAACGCATTTGAAATCGTTGCAGAGAGAAGCGGTCAGAATGCAATGGAAGTCTTTGAACAAGCAATGAAAAACGTGATGCCTGTACTTGAGGTTCGTGCACGTCGTGTCGGCGGCTCAAACTATCAGGTGCCGATGGAAGTTCGCCCTGAACGCCGTCAAGCATTAGGATTGCGTTATGTCGTTAATTACTCCCGTCTGCGCGGAGAAAAAACGATGGAAGAACGTCTTGCGAATGAAATTCTGGATGCTTCAAACAATACAGGGGCATCAGTTAAGAAGCGTGAAGAAATGCATAAAATGGCAGAAGCTAATAAAGCATTCGCACACTATCGCTGGTAA
- the rpoC gene encoding DNA-directed RNA polymerase subunit beta', whose protein sequence is MLDVNNFEYMKIGLASPEKIRSWSYGEVKKPETINYRTLKPEKDGLFCERIFGPQKDWECHCGKYKRVRYKGVVCDRCGVEVTKAKVRRERMGHLELAAPVSHIWYFKGIPSRMGLVLDMSPRALEEVIYFAAYIVTETGDTPLEKKQLLSEKEYRAYYDKYGKSFKAQMGAEAIRKLLQDIDLEKEVDTLKEELKTAQGQRRTRAIKRLEVLESFRHSGNETSWMILDVLPVIPPEIRPMVQLDGGRFATSDLNDLYRRVINRNNRLKRLLDLGAPSIIVQNEKRMLQEAVDALIDNGRRGRPVTGPGNRPLKSLSHMLKGKQGRFRQNLLGKRVDYSGRSVIVVGPHLKMYQCGLPKEMALELFKPFIMKELVEKGFAHNIKSAKRKIERVHPEVWDVLEEVIKEHPVLLNRAPTLHRLGIQAFEPTLVEGRAIRLHPLVCTAYNADFDGDQMAVHVPLSAEAQAEARILMLAAQNILNPKDGKPVVTPSQDMVLGNYYLTLEREDAVGEGSIFKNVDEALLSYQNGYVHLHTRVAVQASSLNKKTFTDKQQGQLIITTIGKLIFNEILPESFPYINEPTKHNLEIETPDKYFVENGTDIKEDIKNREIISPFKKGILGDIIAEVFKRFKISETSKMLDRMKDLGFSYSTKAGMTVGVSDIVVLAEKEKILDDAQAKVDKVLKQFRRGLITDEERYDRVIAIWSQSKDDIQNRLMNSLNARNPIFMMSDSGARGNASNFTQLAGMRGLMANPAGEIIELPIKSSFREGLTVLEYFISTHGARKGLADTALKTADSGYLTRRLVDVAQDVIIREDDCGTDRGLTVSALTDGTEMIEPLIDRLIGRTAFETVRHPETNEVLADIDTVISEDQAKQIVEAGIEEVIIRTAFTCNTKHGVCKKCYGRNLATGDEVEVGEAVGIIAAQSIGEPGTQLTMRTFHTGGVAGDDITQGLPRIQELFEARNPKGQAVISEIHGTIHEIKEVKDKQEIVVQGDVEQRSYAVPYNARMKVTVGDEVIAGEELTEGSVDPKELLRVQGVDGVQDYLLREVQRVYRMQGVEIGDKHVEVMVRQMLRKIRVVDSGDTNVLPGSLLEIHQFKNANQSILQEGNQPAIGKPVLLGITKASLETDSFLSAASFQETTRVLTDAAIKGKRDELLGLKENVIIGKLVPAGTGMQRYRKIEPAVDEPEENIEEPEETETVQ, encoded by the coding sequence TTGCTAGATGTAAATAACTTTGAGTATATGAAAATTGGGTTAGCTTCACCAGAAAAAATTCGCTCTTGGTCATACGGCGAGGTCAAAAAACCAGAAACGATTAACTACCGTACATTAAAGCCGGAAAAAGACGGGTTGTTTTGTGAACGGATTTTCGGCCCGCAAAAGGACTGGGAATGTCATTGCGGAAAGTATAAACGAGTACGTTACAAAGGTGTTGTTTGTGATCGTTGCGGTGTAGAAGTTACAAAAGCTAAAGTACGTCGTGAACGTATGGGGCATCTTGAATTAGCTGCACCTGTTTCTCACATCTGGTATTTTAAAGGAATTCCAAGCCGCATGGGTCTTGTTTTAGATATGTCGCCACGTGCGCTGGAAGAAGTAATTTACTTCGCTGCATACATTGTTACGGAAACAGGAGATACGCCACTTGAGAAGAAACAACTTCTTTCTGAAAAGGAATATCGTGCATATTACGATAAATATGGCAAATCCTTCAAAGCGCAAATGGGTGCCGAAGCAATTCGCAAGCTTCTTCAGGATATCGATCTGGAAAAAGAAGTCGATACATTAAAAGAAGAGCTGAAAACAGCACAGGGACAACGCAGAACACGTGCAATCAAACGTTTGGAAGTATTGGAATCATTCCGCCACTCAGGCAATGAAACATCATGGATGATTCTGGATGTATTGCCGGTTATCCCACCGGAAATCCGTCCAATGGTACAGCTTGATGGTGGACGTTTCGCAACATCCGACCTGAATGATCTGTATCGTCGTGTTATTAATCGTAATAACCGGCTTAAACGTTTATTGGATCTTGGTGCGCCAAGCATTATCGTACAAAACGAAAAACGTATGCTTCAGGAAGCGGTGGATGCATTAATTGATAATGGCCGTCGGGGACGTCCGGTAACAGGTCCGGGTAACCGACCATTAAAATCATTATCACATATGCTGAAAGGGAAGCAAGGCCGTTTCCGTCAAAATCTGCTTGGTAAGCGTGTCGATTATTCAGGACGTTCAGTTATCGTTGTAGGACCTCATTTGAAAATGTATCAATGTGGTCTGCCGAAAGAAATGGCGCTTGAACTGTTTAAACCATTTATTATGAAAGAGCTTGTTGAAAAAGGATTTGCTCATAATATTAAGTCGGCAAAACGGAAAATTGAGCGCGTACATCCGGAAGTTTGGGACGTTCTTGAAGAAGTTATTAAAGAACACCCTGTACTGTTGAATCGTGCACCGACATTGCACCGCTTAGGTATTCAGGCGTTTGAACCAACATTGGTTGAAGGCCGGGCAATCCGCCTGCACCCATTAGTATGTACAGCTTATAATGCTGACTTTGATGGGGACCAGATGGCGGTACACGTTCCATTATCAGCAGAAGCTCAAGCAGAGGCGCGTATCCTGATGCTTGCTGCTCAAAACATTTTGAATCCAAAAGATGGGAAACCAGTTGTTACACCATCACAGGATATGGTGTTAGGTAACTATTACTTAACACTGGAACGTGAAGATGCTGTTGGTGAGGGAAGTATATTTAAAAATGTCGATGAAGCATTGCTTTCCTATCAAAACGGTTATGTACACTTGCACACGAGAGTTGCCGTTCAGGCATCAAGTTTAAATAAAAAGACATTTACGGATAAACAGCAAGGTCAATTGATCATAACAACAATCGGGAAACTGATTTTTAACGAGATTTTACCAGAATCATTCCCGTATATTAACGAGCCAACAAAACACAATCTGGAAATAGAAACACCGGACAAATATTTTGTTGAAAATGGTACAGATATAAAAGAAGATATTAAAAACCGCGAAATTATATCGCCGTTCAAGAAAGGTATACTTGGTGATATTATCGCTGAAGTGTTTAAACGCTTCAAAATCAGCGAAACATCCAAAATGCTTGACCGTATGAAAGATCTTGGATTCAGCTATTCAACAAAAGCAGGTATGACAGTGGGTGTATCTGATATCGTTGTATTAGCAGAGAAAGAAAAAATCCTTGATGATGCACAAGCGAAAGTGGATAAAGTGTTAAAACAGTTCAGACGTGGTTTGATCACTGATGAAGAACGTTATGACCGGGTTATCGCTATATGGTCACAATCAAAAGATGATATCCAGAATCGATTAATGAATTCCCTGAATGCACGAAATCCAATCTTCATGATGAGTGATTCAGGTGCAAGGGGTAACGCATCTAACTTTACTCAGCTTGCCGGTATGCGTGGTCTGATGGCAAACCCGGCTGGTGAAATTATTGAATTGCCGATTAAATCGAGCTTCCGTGAAGGTCTGACAGTATTAGAGTACTTTATCTCGACACACGGTGCCCGTAAAGGTCTTGCGGATACAGCACTGAAAACAGCCGACTCTGGTTACCTGACCCGTCGTCTTGTCGATGTGGCGCAGGATGTAATCATTCGTGAAGATGATTGCGGCACGGATCGCGGATTGACTGTATCGGCATTAACTGATGGAACAGAAATGATAGAACCATTAATCGACCGTCTGATTGGACGCACAGCATTTGAAACGGTCCGTCACCCGGAAACAAATGAAGTGCTCGCTGACATTGATACGGTTATTTCTGAAGATCAAGCTAAGCAAATCGTTGAAGCTGGAATCGAGGAAGTAATCATACGAACTGCATTCACATGTAATACAAAACATGGTGTATGCAAGAAATGTTATGGTCGTAACCTGGCAACAGGTGATGAAGTAGAGGTTGGTGAAGCGGTAGGTATTATCGCTGCACAATCTATCGGTGAACCTGGTACACAGCTGACAATGCGTACGTTCCACACAGGTGGGGTTGCAGGAGACGATATCACCCAAGGTTTACCGCGTATTCAGGAATTGTTCGAAGCGCGTAATCCTAAAGGTCAGGCAGTAATCAGCGAAATACACGGTACGATTCACGAAATAAAAGAAGTAAAAGATAAACAGGAAATCGTTGTTCAAGGTGACGTGGAACAACGGTCATACGCTGTACCGTATAATGCACGCATGAAAGTTACTGTCGGCGATGAAGTAATTGCCGGAGAAGAACTTACTGAAGGTTCTGTTGACCCGAAAGAACTTCTTCGCGTACAAGGTGTGGATGGTGTGCAGGATTACTTGCTGCGGGAAGTTCAACGCGTATACCGTATGCAAGGGGTTGAAATTGGTGATAAGCACGTTGAAGTAATGGTTCGCCAAATGCTTCGTAAGATCCGCGTTGTTGATTCCGGTGACACAAATGTATTACCTGGATCACTGCTTGAAATTCACCAGTTCAAAAATGCAAACCAATCCATACTACAGGAAGGAAATCAGCCGGCTATCGGTAAACCTGTATTGCTTGGTATTACGAAAGCATCGCTTGAAACTGATTCATTCTTATCTGCGGCATCATTCCAGGAAACAACTCGTGTACTGACAGATGCTGCTATTAAAGGTAAACGGGATGAATTATTAGGTCTAAAAGAGAATGTCATAATAGGTAAACTGGTTCCGGCTGGTACTGGAATGCAGCGTTATCGCAAAATCGAACCGGCTGTAGATGAGCCAGAGGAAAACATCGAAGAGCCGGAAGAGACAGAAACGGTGCAATAG